One genomic region from Apodemus sylvaticus chromosome 1, mApoSyl1.1, whole genome shotgun sequence encodes:
- the LOC127679869 gene encoding olfactory receptor 483, translating into MAFLQDENYTAVTEFILLGLTDDPVLRIVLFTIILCIYLVTVSGNLSTILLIRVSSQLHHPMYFFLGHLASVDIGISSSVTPNMLVDFLLERSSISYTGCGIQLGSADFIASVECFLLAAMAYDRFMAICNPLLYSTKMSTQVCIQLVVGSYLGGFLNASLIVLVYFFSFLFCGPNRIDHFFCDFAPLAELSCSDVSISVLLIAFSAGSVTMITMFVIVVSYSYILFTLLKMHSTEGRHKAFSTCTSHLTVVTLYYGTVIFIYVMPKSSYFTDQNKVVSVFYMVVVPMLNPLIYSLSNNEIKGALKRQFGMKTLS; encoded by the coding sequence ATGGCTTTCCTGCAGGATGAGAACTACACTGCAGTGACAGAGTTCATTTTACTGGGATTAACTGACGACCCAGTCCTCAGAATTGTCCTCTTTACTATCATCCTGTGCATCTACCTGGTGACTGTGTCTGGGAACCTGAGCACCATCCTTCTCATCAGAGTCTCTTCCCAGCTCCATCACCCCATGTACTTTTTTCTTGGCCACTTGGCTTCTGTTGACATAGGCATTTCATCTTCTGTCACACCCAATATGCTTGTCGACTTCCTGCTAGAAAGAAGCAGTATCTCATACACTGGATGTGGCATCCAGCTTGGTTCAGCTGATTTCATTGCATCTGTTGAATGCTTCCTTCTAGCTGCTATGGCTTATGATCGCTTCATGGCAATCTGTAATCCACTGCTTTATTCCACCAAAATGTCCACACAAGTCTGTATCCAGTTGGTTGTTGGATCTTATCTAGGGGGTTTTCTTAATGCTTCCCTCATTGTCCtggtttactttttttcttttctcttctgtggACCAAATAGAATAGAtcattttttctgtgattttgctCCTTTGGCGGAACTCTCCTGTTCTGATGTCAGTATCTCTGTACTTCTTATCGCATTTTCTGCTGGCTCAGTTACTATGATCACAATGTTTGTCATAGTTGTCTCCTATTCCTACATCCTCTTCACCCTCCTGAAGATGCACTCCACTGAGGGTCGACACaaagccttctccacctgcaCCTCCCACCTCACTGTAGTCACCCTCTATTATGGAACTGTCATATTCATTTATGTGATGCCCAAATCCAGCTACTTCACAGACCAGAACAAGGTGGTGTCTGTGTTCTATATGGTAGTGGTCCCCATGTTGAACCCCCTTATCTATAGCCTCAGCAATAATGAGATTAAAGGTGCTCTGAAAAGACAGTTTGGTATGAAAACACTTTCttag